From a region of the Vagococcus coleopterorum genome:
- a CDS encoding sugar-binding transcriptional regulator, producing MENQLEILNTIAPDMMQVVQERFIVLQNIDWMAPVGRRTLALKIGLTERVLRTETEMLKQLQLIEISKSGMTITPEGKKVLTGLESLMGQYTGMKQNEHRLAEYFNVDKCIIVSGNSDEEKKVLASFGLTVSEALQKLLPAKESVIAVMGGTTMAAVAENMVALDQKVSHNIFVPARGGIGETMGIQANSVSATMAAKTGGTSRPLYVPERVSHETYQSLLQEPFVQEVIGLIDESTCVIHSIGQAMRMAERRGMSQDELVMLKDKGAVSESFGYFFDKEGEVVYKIPRIGLQLKDLEKIPVILAVAGGASKAEAIEAYMKNAPQQTVLITDESAANAILKGVTL from the coding sequence ATGGAAAACCAACTAGAGATTCTGAATACAATAGCGCCTGATATGATGCAAGTTGTTCAAGAGCGTTTCATTGTTCTTCAAAATATCGATTGGATGGCTCCAGTAGGCAGACGAACTTTAGCTTTAAAAATAGGTTTAACAGAACGTGTCTTAAGAACAGAGACAGAAATGTTAAAACAATTACAGTTGATCGAGATTTCTAAAAGTGGCATGACAATCACGCCAGAAGGCAAGAAAGTCTTAACCGGTTTAGAATCATTAATGGGTCAATACACAGGGATGAAGCAAAACGAGCATCGCTTAGCTGAATATTTTAATGTTGATAAATGCATTATTGTGTCTGGTAATAGTGATGAAGAAAAGAAAGTGTTAGCTAGTTTTGGTTTAACAGTTTCCGAAGCGCTTCAAAAATTGTTACCAGCTAAAGAAAGTGTCATTGCCGTTATGGGTGGGACAACGATGGCTGCTGTAGCAGAAAATATGGTTGCCCTTGATCAAAAAGTCAGTCACAACATTTTCGTGCCAGCACGAGGTGGAATTGGCGAGACAATGGGGATTCAAGCAAACTCTGTTAGTGCAACAATGGCTGCTAAAACTGGCGGTACATCTAGACCACTATACGTACCAGAAAGAGTGAGTCACGAAACCTATCAGTCGCTACTGCAAGAACCATTTGTTCAGGAAGTGATTGGGTTAATCGATGAATCAACATGTGTGATTCATAGTATTGGTCAAGCTATGAGAATGGCCGAAAGAAGAGGCATGTCGCAAGACGAATTAGTAATGTTGAAAGACAAGGGAGCTGTTTCTGAATCATTTGGTTATTTCTTCGATAAAGAAGGAGAAGTAGTCTACAAGATTCCGAGGATCGGCTTGCAGTTGAAGGACTTGGAAAAAATTCCGGTTATTTTAGCTGTTGCAGGTGGTGCATCAAAAGCGGAAGCAATTGAAGCTTACATGAAAAATGCCCCACAACAAACAGTCTTAATTACTGATGAAAGTGCCGCAAATGCGATTTTAAAAGGGGTAACCCTTTAA
- the whiA gene encoding DNA-binding protein WhiA: protein MSFASDVKKELTTLEVHREHAKAELAALIRMNGALSLANRHFVLNVQTENAATARRIYTLLKDHYDVQSELLVRKKMKLKKNNIYIVRLKQDTQTILTDLDIVENSMFTDQVSNTIMGNSQKMKSYLRGAFLAAGSVNNPETSRYHLEIYSLSEQHSKDVTEMMNYYGMNARTLERRNGYISYLKGAEDISDFLTLIGATSNMLKFEDVRIVRDMRNSVNRMVNCETANLSKTISAAAKQIETIEFIERTVGLDQLPEKLKEIAELRVEHPDVSLKELAEMVPSGAISKSGINHRIRKINEYAEKLQKV from the coding sequence ATGTCTTTTGCATCAGATGTCAAAAAAGAATTAACAACGCTAGAAGTTCATCGCGAACATGCTAAAGCCGAGTTAGCAGCTTTAATTCGAATGAATGGCGCATTATCGCTTGCCAATCGCCATTTTGTGTTAAACGTTCAAACGGAGAACGCTGCAACGGCTAGACGAATTTATACTCTGCTGAAAGATCACTATGATGTGCAAAGTGAGTTGCTAGTTCGTAAGAAGATGAAATTAAAAAAGAACAATATATATATTGTTCGCTTGAAACAAGATACGCAGACTATTTTAACGGATTTAGATATTGTTGAAAATTCAATGTTTACTGATCAAGTTTCGAATACGATTATGGGAAATTCTCAAAAAATGAAATCTTATTTAAGAGGAGCGTTTTTAGCGGCAGGTTCGGTTAATAATCCGGAAACGAGTCGCTACCACTTAGAGATTTATTCATTATCGGAACAGCATAGTAAAGATGTGACTGAAATGATGAATTATTATGGCATGAATGCTCGCACATTGGAGCGACGTAATGGTTACATTTCTTATCTGAAAGGTGCAGAAGATATTTCTGACTTCTTAACACTAATCGGTGCGACATCTAACATGTTGAAGTTTGAAGATGTTAGAATTGTCCGTGATATGAGAAACTCGGTCAACCGGATGGTAAACTGCGAGACTGCTAATCTAAGCAAAACGATTAGCGCGGCGGCTAAGCAAATTGAAACCATTGAATTTATTGAACGGACAGTTGGTTTAGATCAGTTGCCAGAAAAATTAAAAGAGATTGCAGAACTGAGAGTGGAGCATCCTGATGTTAGTTTGAAAGAGTTAGCTGAAATGGTCCCATCAGGTGCTATTTCAAAATCAGGAATCAATCATCGCATTCGAAAAATTAATGAATATGCAGAAAAATTGCAAAAAGTATAA
- the clpP gene encoding ATP-dependent Clp endopeptidase proteolytic subunit ClpP → MNLIPTVIEQSSRGERSYDIYSRLLKDRIIMLSGPIDDNVANSVIAQLLFLDAQDAEKDIYIYINSPGGSVSAGLAIYDTMNFIKADVQTIVLGMAASMGSFLLTAGTKGKRYALPNAEIMIHQPLGGAQGQATEIEIAARHILNTRDRLNKILAERTGQPLERIAQDTERDNFMTPEQAKEYGLIDEIMVNSSKIK, encoded by the coding sequence ATGAATTTAATCCCAACAGTCATTGAACAATCATCTCGTGGTGAACGTTCTTATGACATTTACTCACGTTTACTTAAAGATCGCATTATTATGCTAAGCGGTCCAATTGATGATAATGTTGCAAACTCTGTTATCGCTCAATTACTTTTCTTAGATGCTCAAGATGCTGAAAAAGATATCTACATTTATATCAACTCTCCTGGAGGCAGTGTTTCTGCTGGATTAGCTATCTACGATACAATGAACTTCATTAAAGCTGACGTTCAAACTATTGTACTTGGTATGGCTGCATCAATGGGTAGTTTCTTATTAACAGCAGGTACCAAAGGCAAACGTTATGCTCTACCTAACGCTGAAATTATGATTCACCAACCACTTGGGGGCGCGCAAGGTCAAGCGACTGAAATCGAAATCGCTGCTCGTCACATTTTAAATACTCGCGATCGCTTAAACAAAATCTTAGCAGAACGTACAGGTCAACCGCTTGAACGCATTGCACAAGATACTGAACGTGATAACTTTATGACACCTGAGCAAGCTAAGGAATATGGCTTGATTGATGAAATCATGGTTAACAGCTCTAAAATCAAATAA
- a CDS encoding gluconeogenesis factor YvcK family protein — translation MKTYRIEKPKIVIIGGGTGLPVILKALRNESADITAIVTVADDGGSSGSLREMIKVAPPGDLRNVLVSLSDMPKLYEDLFQYRFKKEDEFLADHSVGNLIIAALSEMRGSTYEAIQILSKIMHVEGHVYPVSEEPLTLHAKFKDGTLLSGESKIAKARKPIDHVFVTNSENNELPKASRKVVNAIEEADMVILGPGSLYTSILPNLMIGEIGEAICRTAAEVIYVCNIMTQKGETEHFSDAEHIQVIHNHLGQEFVNTVIVNDQEVPSEYLNASDDADKLDQVTHDQVGLEEEGCSIISTDLIQLRDGGVYHDGEKVVDEIFKLLKVKRS, via the coding sequence ATGAAAACTTATCGTATAGAAAAACCGAAGATCGTTATCATTGGTGGTGGAACTGGCTTGCCAGTCATTTTAAAAGCATTGCGTAATGAGAGTGCTGATATTACAGCAATTGTGACGGTTGCAGATGATGGTGGAAGTAGCGGTTCATTACGTGAAATGATTAAAGTTGCGCCGCCAGGCGATTTACGCAATGTTTTAGTTTCTTTATCAGATATGCCTAAACTTTATGAAGATTTATTTCAATACCGCTTTAAAAAAGAAGATGAATTTTTAGCGGATCATTCAGTTGGGAACTTAATCATTGCTGCCTTATCAGAAATGCGTGGTAGTACTTATGAAGCCATTCAAATTTTATCTAAAATCATGCACGTAGAGGGGCATGTCTATCCCGTATCAGAAGAACCTTTGACGTTACATGCTAAGTTTAAAGATGGCACATTGCTATCAGGTGAGTCTAAGATTGCCAAAGCTCGGAAACCAATTGATCATGTTTTCGTTACGAATTCTGAAAATAATGAGTTACCAAAAGCTTCTCGTAAAGTCGTTAATGCGATTGAAGAGGCTGATATGGTCATTCTTGGCCCTGGTAGTTTGTACACAAGTATCTTGCCCAATTTAATGATTGGTGAAATTGGTGAAGCGATTTGTCGTACAGCAGCTGAAGTCATCTATGTCTGCAATATTATGACCCAAAAAGGAGAAACCGAACATTTCTCTGATGCCGAACACATTCAAGTGATTCATAATCACTTAGGACAAGAGTTTGTTAATACGGTGATAGTTAATGATCAAGAAGTTCCATCAGAGTATTTAAATGCTAGTGATGACGCTGATAAATTAGACCAAGTCACTCATGATCAAGTCGGTCTTGAAGAGGAAGGTTGTAGTATCATCTCAACTGACTTAATTCAATTACGTGATGGTGGGGTTTATCATGATGGTGAAAAAGTCGTGGATGAAATTTTTAAATTATTAAAAGTTAAAAGAAGTTAG